The Schizosaccharomyces pombe strain 972h- genome assembly, chromosome: I genome contains a region encoding:
- the psc3 gene encoding mitotic cohesin complex non-SMC subunit Psc3 — translation MSESVTTGSDDDGGDRESSPVMLSQSFDPMSSSSNSSSEENSDDDYEKTISSKKRHPRPNSKGVNVKRSRRNAIVEEDPQEEIFNNLFAFLLDQKVDTMDIAVSWFADYAKDNQSALANLINFILKCCGCNRAINVFDVQDQDSASATLSQIQLSVERTSTRDYPLNSKNLKFRNFRKRLTGLLSNFVSQLSIRNYLYNSTVFEDIMSWVVAMSSSTMRPIRHTATVFCLNIMTFLCEKSKELLNEHAIATKQLEKEEKRSRVNRNRINELNNSLGEIVKQQDTLTTYLNDYFDSVFVHRYRDVEPKIRVDCLQELGVWINTVPSIFFSGSYLRYLGWMLSDINTTVRLTVVKVLRKFFETDSFIGGLRHFSSRFKERILEMSCVDADIGVRVASIRLCNAMRTCGFLENSEILKVLKLILDINPRVQREAVLFLCKVVDESVNEKIDLWGEEDYILKAFSQTSLTTFSVHWIKFSQMCKLLEEVRLSYQSSFDYDTLLRIFQKNGNFITPITQALLNACEIDSIYQSWEDISNFVLFDNYTSTLKDPIDSILSFCKLNDFQESILLQLLSASIQTVCNNNFITPKTVHNKQAAETTNDQNKDKDLLYLNLLPYINSITERNSASPTLLHDSLRLLFSMDLTEMTDPQLSRHFELLINNLKKFFLTNNDLQIIQGCTILFLRLDSIPALKEDLKLLVTDICDQTVTEFLKNFGSFNIQDAVITKDEFVIFEACLTRIEGCTSLKDFSDYPEFDIIYERLVSLLSRVPNSYEDTLKFSAINTLQSLLFWFFLRKDNPADEEKKKDDETKVFNCLINIMNNDSSKILQLQAARTFLETVIMKEGVKASHYNDDNRVSEEHNFLKPQFLDALLKILEGWLYTYAKVGQFPFKRLTQASSPHTQISLDKNPLNRRLLEHVCCDLTSKLLIVVSLSNTITPEFSQQFCELRGHYGPKLSAIVDEFLN, via the exons atgaGTGAGTCTGTTACTACTGGATCTGATGATGATGGAGGAGACAGAGAATCTTCCCCTGTAATGCTTTCTCAAAGTTTTGATCCCATGAGCAGTAGTTCAAATTCATCTTCTGAAGAAAATAGCGATGATGATTACGAGAAAACGATAAGCTCAAAAAAACGGCATCCACGGCCAAATTCTAAAGGAGTAAATGTAAAACGCTCTAGGAGGAACGCTATAGTTGAAGAGGATCCtcaagaagaaatttttaacaactTATTTG CTTTTCTGCTTGACCAAAAAGTTGATACCATGGACATCGCGGTTTCGTGGTTTGCTGACTATGCAAAAGATAATCAATCTGCCCTTGCAAATCTTATtaactttattttaaag TGCTGTGGTTGCAATCGTGCCATTAATGTGTTTGATGTTCAGGATCAAGATTCTGCTTCAGCTACTCTATCTCAAATTCAACTTTCTGTAGAGCGT ACTTCTACTCGTGATTATCctttaaattcaaaaaatcttaaGTTTAGGAATTTCAGAAAGAGATTGACCGGTCTTTTAAGCAACTTTGTGTCACAGTTGTCAATAAGAAATTACTTGTACAATAGCActgtttttgaagatattaTGTCTTGGGTCGTTGCCATGTCTTCTTCTACGATGAGACCTATTCGGCACACCGCCACTGTTTTCTGTTTGAATATTATGACTTTTTTATGTGAAAAATCTAAAGAACTATTGAACGAGCATGCAATTGCTACCAAACAGCTcgagaaagaagaaaagcgCTCTCGTGTAAATAGAAATCGCATCAACGAACTTAATAACAGTCTTGGTGAAATAGTCAAGCAACAAGATACATTGACTACATACTTAAATGACTACTTTGATAG TGTCTTCGTCCATCGATATCGAGACGTGGAGCCTAAAATAAGGGTAGATTGCTTACAAGAGCTTGGGGTCTGGATTAATACTGTTCCaagcatatttttttcaggAAGTTATTTAAGATACCTAGGATGGATGCTTTCAGACATAAACACTACCGTCAGATTAACTGTAGTTAAAGTTTTGcgcaaattttttgagacaGATTCATTTATTGGTGGATTAAgacatttttcttctagatttaaagaaagaatacTCGAGATGAGTTGTGTGGACGCCGATATTGGAGTTCGTGTAGCCAGCATTCGTTTGTGTAACGCTATGAGGACTTGCggatttttagaaaattctgaaattttaaaagtgcTGAAGCTAATTTTAGATATCAATCCAAGGGTGCAACGTGAAGCCGTACTGTTTTTATGCAAAGTGGTTGACGAAAGtgtgaatgaaaaaattgatttatgGGGTGAAGAAGACTATATTCTAAAGGCCTTTTCTCAGACTTCACTTACTACATTTTCAGTTCATTGGATAAAATTTTCCCAAATGTGTAAACTTTTGGAGGAGGTTAGATTGTCTTACCAATCGAGCTTTGATTATGATACATTATTACGaatcttccaaaaaaatggtAATTTCATTACTCCTATAACACAAGCTTTACTTAATGCATGTGAAATTGATTCAATCTATCAGTCATGGGAGGATATTAGCAACTTCGTActttttgataattatACCTCGACTCTAAAAGATCCGATAGACAGTATACTTTCTTTCTGCAAGCTAAATGATTTTCAGGAATCTATTCTTTTACAGCTTCTCTCTGCTTCAATCCAAACTGTCTGTAATAACAATTTTATCACACCTAAAACGGTGCATAATAAGCAAGCGGCGGAAACGACCAACGatcaaaataaagataaGGACTTACTTTATTTGAATCTTCTTCCTTACATTAATTCAATAACTGAGAGAAATTCTGCTTCACCAACACTTCTTCATGATTCTCTTCGTTTGTTATTCTCAATGGATTTGACAGAAATGACAGACCCTCAACTTTCCAGACATTTTGAACTtctaattaataatttaaaaaaatttttcctAACCAATAATGATCTTCAAATTATTCAAGGTTGCAcgatattatttttacgGTTGGACTCTATTCCTGCTTTGAAAGAAGATTTGAAGCTTCTGGTTACTGACATTTGCGACCAGACGGTAAccgaatttttaaagaattttggatcttttaatattcaaGATGCTGTAATAACAAAAGATgaatttgttatttttgaagcttGTTTAACAAGAATCGAGGGATGTACCTCTCTCAAAGATTTTTCTGACTATCCTGAGTTTGACATAATATATGAAAGGCTTGTTTCGCTTCTTTCGCGGGTTCCTAATAGCTATGAAGATACATTGAAGTTTTCTGCAATTAATACTTTACAGAGTCTATTGTTTTGGTTCTTTCTAAGGAAGGATAACCCTGCTGatgaggaaaaaaagaaggatgaTGAGActaaagtttttaattgtttGATTAATATTATGAATAATGACAGCtctaaaattttgcaaCTTCAG GCAGCCCGAACTTTTCTGGAAACAGTGATAATGAAAGAAGGTGTTAAAGCATCACATTACAACGATGACAATCGTGTATCTGAGGAGcataactttttaaaacctCAATTTTTAGATgctcttttaaaaatacttGAGGGATGGTTATACACATATGCCAAAGTTGGTCAATTCCCCTTCAAGCGTTTGACTCAAGCAAGTTCTCCACATACACAAATTTCTTTGGACAAAAATCCACTTAATAGAAGGCTATTGGAACATGTATGTTGCGATTTGACtagtaaattattaatagtTGTTTCATTGTCAAATACGATAACACCAGAATTTTCACAACAGTTTTGTGAACTAAGAGGGCACTATGGACCGAAATTATCTGCTATTGTGGAtgagtttttgaattaa
- the arg82 gene encoding inositol polyphosphate kinase, with the protein MKLKLFPFQAAGHGQVLVSEDDKILIKPCIKSEVDFYKTCNDNITLYNWIPKNFGEWMPSSRDIEGINPIAESVAFSLTGKAIILENILYQMETPCVMDIKLGKQLWADDAPLEKRKRLDAVSRSTTSGSLGFRITGILSWDRTNNTYIKRSTAWGKTLTDSDVVEGLNDFFVSCSLSQKARLVESFLNLLKLFEVDLSESYIELKSSSILFVYDYSSLNPTYHCESNVVLKLIDLAHSRWTKNTIDHNTLIGVKNLIHCFAMLLKNE; encoded by the coding sequence ATGAAACTAAAACTGTTTCCATTTCAAGCTGCTGGTCATGGCCAAGTACTAGTCAGTGAGGATGATAAAATTCTAATTAAGCCATGCATTAAAAGTGaagttgatttttataaaacatgTAACGACAATATTACGCTCTACAACTGGATTCCTAAGAATTTCGGTGAGTGGATGCCTTCTAGTAGAGACATTGAGGGTATCAACCCGATCGCAGAAAGTGTTGCTTTTTCCTTAACTGGAAAAGCTATAATCTTAGAAAATATTCTGTATCAGATGGAAACTCCTTGTGTCATGGATATCAAATTAGGAAAACAGTTGTGGGCCGATGACGCTCCTCTtgaaaaacgaaaaagaTTAGATGCCGTTTCCAGAAGTACGACGAGTGGTAGTCTTGGATTTCGTATAACTGGTATATTGTCGTGGGACAGAACAAACAATACGTACATTAAACGATCAACAGCTTGGGGTAAAACCCTTACGGATTCAGATGTCGTAGAAGGcttaaatgatttttttgtctcTTGCTCTCTTTCTCAAAAAGCAAGGTTGGTTGAAAGCTTCcttaatttattgaaattatttgaagTTGATCTTTCTGAGTCTTATATTGAATTAAAATCTTCTAGTATTCTTTTCGTTTATGATTACTCTTCCCTAAATCCAACGTATCATTGTGAAAGCAATGTAGTTCTCAAGCTGATAGATTTGGCACATTCTAGATGGACGAAAAACACTATAGACCATAACACATTAATTGGGGTTAAAAACTTAATTCACTGTTTTGCGATGCTCCTGAAGAATGAATAA
- a CDS encoding metallopeptidase: MSQIILDNISQNETVYNRFVIIHGRVGPRASYCPQTINVKHHENSFPEQTWVVTDLYFKAIIHVVPGDNTILFTTDDGGKLELQVYYQLLVDNPFYCIAFIVGKDSDLSFDAPHGAKNDIDEGIRKLRCAAYLWQAFTAECMYRNGYGRRSFRIEESVQPDTMSCLSPWGTERLTATINILRSDKTAEEIRSVPPDQLFHIAGDAVDKLHLPEPWHYMCMFLDTRYDPSTQKIRGHVALGGGTDMHKLGVFGSHSLHSFPSALEYVVPVFSDARRIPSYLANDANESSTIWECANIGIGAMLHELGHTLGCPHQPDGIMLRSYPIFNRSFTTREFECVRTGSKGLAPVLAKDECSWHHLDMLRFFYHPCFKLPSDPTYPSDIETNYFVKGETITFVNSTGIFLIEIEYNGQTKGWKEFNPPVGEASLTDAEIRSLSNASSNQDYRVRVLSRNFKCIDLNNVPEIIKNAKVESSFGTVYRSERYGLRGCNGKELSNILIAPEKFKPTKIRVHCGLALDGIEVFFGDESVLLGNRGGSPHDFEIQGSQIVGFQIRCGAWVDGISIVLENGKTSPFYGNANGGGLKSYLVPKGFQLVGFYGTLGPFMDSIGFFIK, translated from the exons ATGAGTCAGATCATTTTAGACAATATATCCCAAAACGAAACTGTATACAAT AGATTTGTTATTATACATGGTAGAGTTGGACCTCGTGCAAGTTATTGCCCACAAACAATCAATGTGAAGCATCACGAAAATTCATTTCCAGAACAAACATGGGTAGTTACAGacttatattttaaagctATCATTCACGTCGTTCCCGGAGACAATACCATACTATTTACTACGGACGATGGAGGTAAACTAGAATTGCAGGTTTATTACCAATTACTTGTTGATAATCCTTTCTATTGTATCGCCTTTATAGTTGGAAAAGACTCAGACCTTTCATTTGATGCACCTCACGGTGCCAAAAATGATATTGATGAGGGCATCCGTAAACTCAGATGCGCTGCTTACTTATGGCAAGCTTTCACCGCTGAATGTATGTATAGAAATGGTTATGGAAGACGTTCTTTTAGAATTGAGGAAAGTGTGCAACCCGACACAATGTCTTGTTTGTCCCCTTGGGGCACCGAAAGGTTAACAGCCACTATAAATATTCTGCGAAGTGATAAAACAGCAGAAGAGATTCGATCGGTTCCTCCAGATCAATTGTTTCATATAGCTGGAGATGCTGTCGACAAACTACATCTTCCTGAGCCTTGGCATTATATGTGCATGTTCTTGGATACACGATATGATCCTTCTactcaaaaaattcgtGGACATGTAGCTTTAGGTGGAGGTACAGACATGCACAAACTTGGAGTGTTTGGTTCCCATTCGTTACATTCTTTTCCTAGTGCACTTGAGTATGTTGTACCTGTCTTTAGTGATGCCCGTAGAATCCCTTCTTACTTGGCAAATGATGCAAATGAAAGTTCTACGATTTGGGAATGTGCGAATATAGGGATAGGCGCTATGCTTCATGAGTTAGGACATACACTTGGTTGTCCTCATCAACCAGATGGAATCATGTTGCGATCATATCCAATATTTAACCGCAGTTTTACGACAAGAGAATTTGAATGTGTTAGAACTGGAAGTAAAGGTCTTGCCCCAGTGCTTGCAAAAGATGAATGTTCTTGGCACCATCTTGACATGTTAAggtttttttatcatcCGTGCTTTAAACTACCTTCAGACCCTACATATCCGTCGGACATTGAAACGAACTACTTTGTTAAAGGAGAAACTATCACATTTGTCAATTCGACTGgaatctttttaattgaaattgaataCAATGGACAGACCAAGGGCTGGAAGGAGTTTAATCCTCCAGTCGGAGAAGCTTCTTTAACTGATGCTGAAATACGCTCTCTTTCAAATGCAAGCTCCAATCAAGATTATCGTGTTCGCGTTCTATCcagaaatttcaaatgtattgatttaaacaatgtacctgaaattataaaaaatgcgaAGGTTGAATCGTCTTTTGGAACTGTTTATCGATCTGAAAGATATGGTTTGCGAGGTTGTAATGGGAAAGAGttatcaaatattttaatagcACCTGAAAAGTTTAAGCCTACTAAAATTCGTGTTCATTGTGGTTTAGCTTTGGATGGAATTGAAGTATTTTTTGGTGATGAATCAGTTCTTCTTGGTAACCGTGGTGGAAGCCCTCACGATTTTGAAATACAAGGCTCCCAAATTGTAGGCTTTCAAATACGTTGTGGAGCCTGGGTGGATGGGATATCCAttgttttagaaaatggTAAAACAAGTCCATTTTATGGAAATGCTAACGGGGGTGGGTTGAAAAGCTATTTAGTCCCAAAAGGTTTTCAATTAGTCGGGTTTTATGGCACATTAGgg CCATTCATGGATTCAATTGggttttttattaagtaG
- the cdt2 gene encoding WD repeat protein Cdt2, producing the protein MNMDIGKALSDVGGLRDITSRANNSLPPTPDSSPAAPSKKHKLYDFLESRGKIETPRKRIVFEKKPLLHKPVHIQKKPAQLCKELLIRQLGGSRSHPFSTKTSRHVGGRLNLETYYSRPSECLMMLNQLPFCLGFANNESLLAVCTETGALELFDSRFYDRQNEENQPSARRIHGWLAHNNAIFSVNFSKDDSLLATSSGDQTSKVFDLSTQQCITRLGRRGVDGYHSHSVKQVNFCNDSPYNLVSCSRDGSIIFWDMRTHGITIDGEHFQKPVLRIRKAHENSGRDCSITSATWLPQSTSQVISSCSANSALKLWDLRTVHTVRPLPAATTPELTTSKRDFGVTNVCTSPDGERIYAASRDSIIYEYSSRHLNSGFCKTYKDPRLRISSFYVKLACSPDGATLACGGGVQDKTSGVVVFDTTRNCSSSAMLTGGHTKDVTAVDWSSEGQLASISDDGSVRVWNSSLHGSAANLREKNFSEIFYWGFSEK; encoded by the coding sequence ATGAATATGGACATTGGAAAAGCTTTGAGTGATGTTGGTGGGCTTCGAGATATTACCTCACGTGCAAATAACTCATTACCTCCGACTCCTGATTCTTCTCCCGCAGCACCTTCCAAAAAACATAAGCTTTACGACTTCCTAGAAAGCCGAggaaaaattgaaacacCTCGAAAACGCATTGtgtttgaaaagaaacCCCTGTTACACAAGCCAGTtcatattcaaaaaaaacctGCTCAACTTTGTAAAGAACTTTTAATCAGACAACTGGGAGGTTCCCGGTCGCACCCTTTTAGCACAAAAACTTCTCGTCATGTGGGAGGTAGACTCAATCTCGAAACATATTACTCACGACCTTCGGAATGCTTAATGATGCTGAACCAACTCCCGTTCTGTCTTGGATTTGCTAATAACGAGTCTTTATTGGCCGTATGTACTGAGACTGGAGCTCTTGAGCTGTTTGATTCTCGATTTTACGATAGACAGAATGAGGAAAATCAGCCGTCTGCTCGAAGAATCCATGGCTGGCTTGCTCACAACAATGCTATATTTAGTGTTAATTTCTCTAAAGATGATTCATTATTAGCTACTTCATCTGGCGATCAAACATCAAAGGTATTTGATTTGTCAACGCAACAATGCATCACTCGATTGGGACGACGAGGTGTCGATGGATACCACTCTCATTCAGTAAAGCAGGTTAATTTTTGCAATGATTCTCCTTATAATTTGGTAAGTTGTTCTCGGGATGGTTCCATTATCTTTTGGGATATGCGAACACACGGGATAACAATTGACGGTGAGCATTTTCAGAAACCAGTGTTAAGGATAAGAAAAGCACATGAAAATTCGGGAAGGGATTGCTCAATTACCTCAGCTACGTGGCTCCCTCAATCTACTTCGCAAGTTATATCGTCCTGCTCTGCAAACTCGGCCTTAAAGTTATGGGATTTACGAACTGTACATACCGTCCGACCTTTACCTGCTGCTACTACTCCCGAATTAACTACTTCAAAACGCGATTTTGGTGTTACTAATGTTTGTACTTCTCCTGACGGTGAGCGTATTTATGCTGCTTCCAGAGATAGTATCATTTATGAATATTCATCTCGTCACTTAAACTCCGGATTTTGCAAGACTTACAAAGACCCTAGACTCagaatttcttcattctaCGTAAAGTTGGCGTGCAGTCCTGACGGAGCAACTTTAGCCTGCGGTGGAGGCGTTCAAGACAAGACTAGTGGTGTTGTTGTTTTTGACACAACAAGAAACTGTTCATCGTCTGCTATGCTCACAGGTGGTCATACTAAGGATGTTACTGCAGTTGATTGGTCTAGTGAAGGTCAATTGGCAAGTATTTCAGACGATGGGAGCGTTCGCGTATGGAATTCTTCTCTGCATGGAAGTGCGGCTAACCTTagagaaaagaatttttcggagattttttattggGGATTTAgtgaaaaatga
- the rpn9 gene encoding 19S proteasome regulatory subunit Rpn9 — MDTEMSVNMSDFLHDQATRAPESLQQSYILMEDLYERKLWKQLTDALIVFFDTPETVPLRLPLYTNFVNSFRPNINQLKAVYMGLKAFESCSNDEALRNLNQIVNELDEEKYKDAYVYSIVAIARIKLISGKLDEARELLVKASKIIDHIDYVESLIHSSYYSVSADYYKAKADYAQYYRHCLLYLSCIDLDKCSHTELVERAVDLSVAAILGDIYNFGELLLHPVFELLVGTQHEWLHDLVIAMNVGDLPLFERLMGQINKMPLLQSSVALLGQKIRLMALIELVFQLPPNQRTLTFDTIARATRIPSNEVELLIMRALSVGLITGVIDEVTQIVTISSVQSRILNHSQIASMESRLREWNQNIKNLSNVVEISGKGVFV; from the exons ATGGATACCGAAATGTCTGTCAATATGTCTGATTTTTTACACGATCAAGCTACAAGAGCTCCAGAAAGCCTTCAGCAATCCTATATTTTAATGGAAGACCTTTATGAAAGGAA ATTATGGAAACAACTTACAGATGCTttgattgttttctttgataCCCCAGAAACAGTACCTTTAAGGCTTCCTTTGTATACGAACTTTGTCAACTCATTTCGACCTAATATCAATCAACTCAAAGCAGTGTACATGGGCTTAAAGGCTTTTGAGTCATGTTCTAACGACGAAGCCCTTCGTAATTTAAACCAAATTGTTAACGAATTGGATGAAGAGAAATATAAAGATGCCTATGTATATTCCATTGTTGCCATTGCTCGCATCAAGCTGATTAGTGGTAAGTTGGATGAAGCCCGGGAACTACTTGTCAAAGCCTCAAAAATTATCGACCACATTGATTACGTAGAAAGTCTTATTCATTCTTCATATTATAGCGTCAGTGCAGACTACTACAAGGCAAAGGCTGATTATGCTCAATACTATCGTCATTGTCTATTGTATTTATCTTGCATCGACCTCGATAAATGCTCTCATACCGAGTTAGTTGAAAGAGCGGTGGATCTAAGTGTTGCCGCAATACTCGGtgatatttataattttggTGAATTATTATTACATCCTGTTTTCGAGTTGCTAGTAGGTACACAGCACGAGTGGTTACATGATTTAGTCATCGCCATGAATGTCGGAGATTTACCTTTGTTTGAACGCTTAATGGGGcaaattaacaaaatgcCTTTACTGCAAAGTTCGGTTGCTTTACTAGgtcaaaaaattcgttTAATGGCCCTCATTGAGTTGGTCTTCCAATTACCTCCAAATCAGCGTACTTTAACATTTGATACAATTGCTCGTGCAACCCGTATTCCTTCTAATGAAGTTGAGTTACTCATTATGCGTGCTTTAAGCGTAGGGCTTATAACAGGTGTTATAGATGAGGTTACCCAAATTGTCACCATTTCTTCCGTCCAATCtagaattttaaatcaCTCGCAAATTGCAAGCATGGAATCTCGTCTACGAGAATGGAACCAAAATATTAAGAACCTTTCTAATGTGGTTGAAATTTCTGGAAAAGGTGTTTTCGTTTGA
- the snu13 gene encoding U3 snoRNP-associated protein Snu13 encodes MSVNPKAFPLADSGLTQQILDLVQQASHYKQLRKGANEATKTLNRGISEFIVMAADTEPIEILLHLPLLCEDKNVPYVFVPSKAALGRACGVSRPVISASITTNEASDLLPQIQAIKLAIEKLLI; translated from the exons ATGTCAGTTAACCCAAAG GCCTTTCCTTTAGCCGATTCTGGCTTAACCCAACAAATTCTCGACTTGGTACAACAGGCCTCTCATTACAAGCAGCTTCGCAAAGGTGCAAATGAGGCTACCAAAACCTTGAACCGTGGTATTAGTGAATTTATAGTAATGGCGGCTGATACCGAGCCCATAGAGATTTTATTGCATCTGCCATTGCTTTGTGAGGACAAGAATGTGCCTTATGTTTTTGTTCCTAGCAAGGCTGCTTTGGGACGTGCTTGTGGTGTAAGTAGACCGGTGATTTCAGCCAGCATTACTACCAATGAGGCTAGTGATTTACTTCCTCAAATTCAAGCTATTAAATTGGCAATAGAGAAATTGCTCATCTAA
- the mil1 gene encoding protein Mil1, producing the protein MAEQKIISLFDDDACTRYTILIASTIGEMREKKESIIDNTDPEIVKYLSQLLDVFRENFDTWAMAVVNRTGCALDPSTPKDQVEVKKFRQFSETEKSECFIKCLLLLILSLGNYSPYSRNLLYSIAEKLGLSSIVVYKAELITSSMLLDTFQTMESNQEMYELSGTRKMRRRIAMGLAGLAGGALIGLTGGLAAPFVAAGLGTLFAGLGLGTMIGATYLGTLITSAPMITALFGGFGAKMSMQQMGDVSKGLTDFEFIPLSVQSHLPVTIGISGWLGDYNEVDAAWKSLTVGDKSYYWGDIYALKFEVEALVDLGKSLSRILFSAGLGWVKGEVISRTILAPLAAALWPLSLLKVGNILGNSWRIAFNLSIKAGEALANALCVRAQGMRPVTLIGFSLGARTILECLLHLADRGETNLVENVIVMGAPMPTDAKLWLKMRCVVAGRFVNVYSASDYVLQLVYRVNSAQSTAAGLGPVSLDSNTLENVDVGDLVEGHLQYRWLVAKILKERLGYDNISDAEIQSLAVQEEKYESKQRTYYSQKEQEEEIEQEVLFDASSDTELAIQKKEDEVNEVRENKK; encoded by the coding sequence ATGGCAGAACAGAAAATCATATCCTTATTTGACGATGATGCTTGTACTCGTTATACAATTTTAATTGCTAGTACAATTGGTGAAATGCGAGAGAAGAAAGAGTCAATAATCGATAACACGGATCCTGAAATAGTAAAATATCTTTCTCAATTATTGGACGTCTTTAGAGAAAACTTCGACACTTGGGCAATGGCAGTTGTAAATCGCACAGGTTGCGCACTGGATCCCTCTACTCCAAAGGATCAAgtagaagtaaaaaaatttcggCAGTTTTCCGAAACAGAGAAAAGCGAGtgctttattaaatgtCTACTGTTATTGATTCTTTCATTGGGTAATTATTCTCCTTATTCCcgtaatttattatatagtATTGCAGAGAAGTTGGGCTTGTCCTCTATCGTGGTTTATAAGGCTGAGCTTATCACCTCTTCTATGCTTTTAGATACTTTTCAAACTATGGAAAGCAATCAAGAAATGTATGAACTTTCGGGCACCCGAAAAATGAGAAGACGGATTGCAATGGGTCTCGCTGGACTGGCAGGTGGAGCTCTTATTGGGTTAACAGGTGGACTAGCTGCACCTTTTGTTGCAGCTGGGTTAGGGACGTTATTTGCTGGTCTAGGTTTGGGAACTATGATTGGAGCAACCTATCTTGGCACTTTGATTACTTCGGCACCAATGATCACTGCTCTGTTTGGAGGCTTTGGAGCCAAAATGAGTATGCAACAGATGGGGGATGTATCTAAGGGACTCACTGATTTTGAATTCATACCTCTCAGTGTGCAATCGCATTTACCGGTTACCATTGGAATCTCAGGATGGCTTGGGGATTATAACGAAGTAGACGCTGCTTGGAAATCTTTAACTGTTGGAGATAAAAGTTATTATTGGGGAGACATATATGCTTTGaaatttgaagttgaagCTTTAGTTGATCTTGGAAAATCTCTTTCCAGAATCTTATTTTCTGCTGGACTTGGCTGGGTAAAGGGAGAGGTTATTAGTAGAACGATATTAGCTCCTCTTGCTGCTGCTTTATGGCCTTTATCACTTTTGAAAGTCGGAAATATTTTAGGCAATTCCTGGAGAATTGCATTTAATTTATCCATCAAAGCCGGTGAAGCTTTAGCCAATGCGCTTTGTGTTAGAGCTCAGGGTATGCGTCCAGTGACTTTAATTGGGTTTTCGCTTGGTGCACGTACAATTCTTGAGTGTTTACTACATTTGGCTGACCGTGGTGAGACGAATCTAGTTGAAAATGTGATAGTAATGGGCGCCCCTATGCCGACTGACGCTAAGTTATGGCTTAAAATGAGATGCGTTGTCGCTGGGAGATTCGTAAATGTCTATTCTGCTTCTGATTATGTACTACAATTAGTGTATCGTGTCAACAGTGCGCAATCTACGGCTGCTGGTCTTGGACCAGTTTCTCTTGATTCAAATACTTTAGAAAATGTCGATGTGGGGGATCTTGTTGAAGGTCATTTGCAGTATAGATGGTTGGTTgccaaaattttgaaagaacgTCTTGGGTATGATAACATTTCTGATGCTGAGATTCAATCGCTTGCAGTAcaggaagaaaaatacgAATCGAAGCAAAGAACCTATTATTCTCAAAAAGAGCaagaagaggaaattgAGCAAGAAGTACTTTTTGACGCCTCTAGCGATACTGAGTTAGCTATacagaagaaagaagatgAGGTGAATGAGGTAcgagaaaataaaaagtga